Part of the Plasmodium malariae genome assembly, chromosome: 9 genome is shown below.
ACTGGGAAAAAGGGGTTAAATAACCATGTTGATGGAACGGGACAAATGGAGTTAAACAACCATGTTGATGGAACGGGACAAATGGAGTTAAACAACCATGTTGATGGAACGGGACAAATGGAGTTAAACAACCATGTTGATGGAACTAATGAAAGCGAGACGAACAACCGTCTGGGTGGAATTGACCAAAGGGAGACGAATACGGAAGATATAAAGGacgaaaaaaggaaaaaatcaAAGAGggagataaaaaaagaaaaacgaaaattGCTTTACAACTTTCATGAGAAATACACATTGATTAATGATATCATAAACACATCCAacgaaaatttatatgtcaGTGATTCTGCATTAGAAGTATCGGTAACTTCCTCATTGTCATCCTTTTCCTATACAACGACAACATCCGGATCTCTTACACTATCTGAATCTTCAATTCGTACTAAGACATCTAGTCTGTTAAGTGTTGAAAGCCAATCCAAAAAAATCAATCCACAAAGTAGAATCATTTATGCAAGGGGTAAAAGTCATATGAGTGATAAAAACGTAAAGATGAAATTTTCTTCACCATTGTCATTACCTCTGATATCACCACAGAAGACCCCCCAACCACCGGCATCCAATTTATCAACCAATCCCGCTTCATCATCCTCTTCTTCATCATCCTCGTCCAGTGCTTCCTCCTGCACATCGTCCCTTTTATCATCCTCGTCTTTCTGCTCAAGCAGAAGAGAAGATATCATATTTAGCACTcggaacaaaataataaagtattcaaacaatatatatatgaacaacaATTTAACATTTTCCTACTTATATAGTTTTATAATACCGCATGAAGACTTAACGTTTTTGCATCACATAGAAAACTACTATATCATTGATGAAAATCAGAGTAGTATTAACAGTAAAGATATTACCATAGatgaaaattttcattttaaaaaaaaagagaaaaatagtttattaaattataagagAGGAAGTAGTTGTAGTGAGAAAGGGAATGGAAATACCTTTAACTACAGAAAACTTAAGAGTAGAGTatttaaaggaaaatatatggGTAAGGATGTAGCAATAAAGGTATTAGttgggaaaataaaaaatttttatcacttccacaaaatgatatataaactATATGTATTAAGGCATTCTAATATTGCTTTGATAATGGGAGTTGCTATTTATTatccttttgtttttattgtttatgaatatttaaaaaatcgaTGTTTATTCTCCTACCTACATTGTATAAAGAATGAGCAAGTTTATATAAgtaagttttttaaaaaatacaaaaggaGCTGTATTTCAGGTGTACACAAAGGGGAATCCACAAAGGggagtaataataatggtagTAGTGGAAGCAATGGAAGTAGGGGAAGTAGTAGAAGCAGTGGAAGCAGTGGAAGCAGTGGAAGCAGTGGAAGTAGTAGAAGCAGTGGAAGCAGTGGAAGTAGTGGAAGTAGTAGAAGCAGTGGAAACAGTGGAAACAGTGGAAGTAGTGGAAGTAGTGGACGTAGTGGACGTAGTGGAAGCAACGCCTCTAATGCTGCTAATGCCGCTAACCCAAACAATGTTCGTGCTGACCGAAATGTATATGACTATTCGTCCCCCCCAAACACGGCTTCTCACAAATATGATACATCATCAGATAAGggcagaaaaaaaatgattagtACAGATGGAAGGGAAAAAAACTGTGTAATGAACCAAACGCATTTAACGTGCAGAGTGaatagaataaaaaggaCAAACAGAAAAAGCAGTAAAAAGAATGGTGATAACTACAGTAGTGCGACGGAAAACAGTTTAAGCGAAGAATTACGTTTTGAGCCAGCTAGTAACAGAACTAGTGAAGGCCTTCGTATacagaataataaatttaatatattcaattatGAACATAATGTTTTGTGTGGAGCATATGCTGATCAAATTAAATATAGGAAAGAGATAAAGCCTCGAGCTGCTAATGATACTGATATGACAGAACATAATTCCAGTTCTGAATATGATGAGGCATCGATAGAAAAGAAAGCCAGCAATATTGCTACGAACAGAGATAGCTGTAATAGGAAAAGCAACAGACGATATAAGAGAGACaaaccaaaaaaaacaaatccGAATGATATAAGTAAAACTAGCAAAAAAGTTGGTAGTAAACTAGAGATGAAAAAAAGCATTCATTTAGATCATCCTTGTTCATTCCCCGAATTCCAGaaagaattattttcatatttaaaaaggaaaaaaaaaaaaaaaaaaaaaaagtactttTCAGCTACTTAAAAACGCAAATTTACATTAATTCAAGAAAAAACACTTTCAGAAATAATCGCCTAAGTGTCCAGAGAATTATGAAGATTAtaacgtaaaaaaaataagaaaaaaaaaaaaaaaaaatagtagaaCATTTTAAGCAAACTTAACAAGAGTTTtaagcatttttatttacataatttcctttctttttttgacAGAGATATAACCCTGGCATGCTCGTACTTAGAAAAGCAAAAGGTATGttattttgtctttttttcgACTACCcagttttttattatttgctaTGTTAGCGGatgtaaaaatgtatttttttttttaatttttttttttagttatatcCCCTAAATTTGAAACCCACTAACGTCCTTCTGGACGAGTTTTTGAATGCAAAGGTGTCGGACTTTGGTATTagcaaaattgaaaaatgcCTTGATACGAACATTGATTATTCCTATGTTGTTTTtccaaataatttaataaaattcaaCAGAAAATATTCAcagaaaaaagtaaagaagaTGCAAATTGTTAACAAAAAATCAAATGATTtgttgtacatatatgatgATAAGAATAATGcgcataaatataatacgaAGCAGATTTATTCCTCCTCTGCTGGTCAGTGTGCTCCTATTTCCTTCTGGACACCCCCAGAGgtgagaaaaagaaaagaaaaaaaagaagaaaaaggaagaaaaaagaagaaataagaagaaaaaggaagaaaaaggaagaaaaaaaaaagagaatgaATACAATAAGGAAACATAtcaataaatgaatgaacgCTTCACCatttattgaatatatactCGTGCAAATGTTTCCACAATTGTTTGTCTTCACATATTATATgcgaaataaaaatatttaacacTCCACAGGTTCTAAGGGGGAAAAGAAACAAACTTGCATATGCTGATGTTTATGCATTCGGAATAATACTATGGGAGATGGTAAAAGAATgggaaaaagataaaatgagGGAGTAGGGTATGCATGTAcctacatttatataatgcatTTTCGAATTATTctacgttttttttttttttttttttttttttccttttagcTGTCTAACAGTATTCCTTTTAATTATCCTTTCAAATCGCATTTAGTGGTACGCCCttttactttaataattGAGCAATAAACAAGCATAAACAAACGGATATATACCCATATGTGTATCCATATgttatgtttacatatacatatgaacatttttataatttcacaTGCGTCAATGTTTTGCTACAGGCTGCGGTTGGCTTTGCTAAGGAGCAATTATCCTTCAGCAACATCCCCATGCCCATTCAAGTAATAggacaaaataaataaaaaaacaaggACCGTACACATTCGCTCACACGCTCATACACacaaacacatatatatatatatgtacatttattagtatacatatatgggCATTTAGCTAAAATATCGTAGCGTAAAAAGTGCtcaatttttcctttttttagaGCTTGATAAAAAGTTGCACTAATAGGGATAAATACAAAAGGCCTACATTTGGCCAAATTTTAATCGTTTTGTCTAAATTATacgaaaaagtaaaattaaatgtacaCAAATTATGAGAACAAGAACTGCGTATTTGTTTTTCCATTATACCACATAACACAGTACATACAttttagtaattttattttattatatcattttactttattttttttattttttatttttattttattttttttttattgcttgTTCAGGCAAATACTAAGGCGGAAGATGCCTTAATTTCGTTCATGGATGGAACATAATGAGCTAATTGGAAGAGACAAAATCAGTTAGAAGAAACCAAAAAATTGACCATTAtgtttgtttaattttttctaatatgtatcatatttatttttgtgtattCATTCCATTGATACAATAAAACACacacttatatatttgttttaatgtCCCAAATGGCTCTCATAATTTCATTAATCTAGttgaaatttttatgtgtaaATACACTTAGtaacgtatgtatatgtagacgtacatatataattatatgtgttcatatgcatacatgaatatatacatatatatacataaatgtacactcatatttatctttttgtgGTAAAGTGAAGGAACAAAATTAACATTTCACAGGGTTGTGTTTGTTTTCCATTTATAgcttacatatacatacataagtgtgtaggtatatatatatatatatatatatatatatatatgtacacatgcaAACATTTTTTCGTAATTTAAACCTtcattttggaaaaaaaaaaaaaaaacttaacatatttataagtatatacatgtgtatatataaaaacgtATAAATTTCTTCAATCCCCCCTAAAGCAACAAAAATGTCTAATTTCTACGAAAATGACGAAGATGTCCTTCAAATGATACAACAGATAAAGAAGATAACAAAAGAGTCTAAAAGAAAGTTTGAACATGAAATAGACTATTTGGTTGAGGATACTAAAACCCGATTAATGAACAGCgttaatgaagaaaaaaacaacattaaaaaagaaaccgatgagaaattaaataaattaagagaaaacattataaaacatgaaaagaatataaaagaaaaacataagTTATATCAAAAATTGAAATCTGAATTAGCGGAAGTagcaaataattataaaaatagaattaagGTTGGGCCAAGAATCTCTGATCATGTTCTACATTTAATGTGAACATATAGtgctaaaaaataatgctaGTATATAGtgctaaaaaataatgctaatatatattgctaaaaaataatgctagtatataatgtgtatattttaGCATTActcaaaattaataattcctTGTGCATATCAAAATGTACCCATTTCTGCTACGCAAACATATcgatatacatttatatacttacgcaaatacatatacatatacttatgcatatagatatatgcatgcatgggcttatatattaatttacaaCAGGACTTCTACAAGGAAACGGAAAATTTCATGAAGGCATATGAGAGTGAAAAAAAGGAGCTCCAGGAGTTAGAAGATAAAGAATGGAAAGAACTAAATGTTCAATCAATTgaaattttaagtaaaacaaaatcaAATATATGTGCTACTAAAGAAGAAACTGATGAAAAACTTAGAAAAGTATTGAAGTCAATACTTTAAGCATATCcacctttttttctttttttcttttctgttataaattatttactttaacttgtaagaaaaaaaaaattttcccaTAAGCTActctttttttccattcccataaattttttatgtgcaGTATTTTTGAATTGATTATTCCTtcctaataatatatatatttttttaaattgtgtTATATAGAACTATACAAtatgaatgaaaaataaaaaaacaataacaaaaataaaaaaagattaaattatttttacatactCTTTGCAATAATGATCTTATAGAAAGCTATTAACACAACATGACcagttaaaattatttatcgTACGtgcatgtgcatatatgtatgtatgtatgtatgtatacacgcatatatactatatatatttactgcgtacatataaaatcaaatatattattaaaaaaatcatcatactctcctttttttctcgCCAGTTTATTCCTTATTTTGACAAATGAataacagtaaaaaaaaaaaaaaagaaaataaatgttaacACTTCAAAAAACTTAATTTGTGacgcgtacatatatatatatatatatatatatatatacatatatgcatatatatgtatattgcTTGTTTAACTATCAGTGAATATAGTATTTGTTCTTTAAACATAAATGGTATCGCATTTAATAGAAATGACTTTCTTTTATACggaaaatagaaatatatagcttaaaataaaagtaatattcTGAGTGCACatagtatacatatatatttatatataaagtgaAGGAATcatgctttaaaaaaaaatatatatgatgccTTGTGAAGGTCTACGCAATGTtgttaaagaaaatatatatttatttttgcaaatcagttctgttatattttattattcaaaacgattttaatgaattcctttttcttctcttttagTTAATACATCAATGTGTTACTTAAGTAAAATGTAGCAATATAgctcttatttttatttatattgtgcttgttattttaatttttatgttatcgtatttttttatctttacaCTTATTCATTATTACTTTCATTCATTAGTACATTCATTcgatatttttctttctgtttttcattttttaagtaactaatttttttttttttttcaaaactgTACAACGAAATATAAGCAAGgacaaatatttatagacTGCCTGCCTTACGCGTTTGCCTAACTTTATTTAATACAACGCCTTCTacctttattttaaaaaatttaataaaaatttacttaattttaaaGAGGATTAACGTtgattatacatatatatatacatatatttatttatttatgttgacatttatattatgtacatttataatttcacACTATGAATAACAAGTTCTATTTATagatcattttattttttatgcgacaaattattaaacctgatataataataaaaaaaaaaaaaaaaaattgattaaaTTGTGAGatttaacataatatatatatatattaagttaaAGTTACCTAGATATTTACAACTACTGAAACAGaggaaattacaaaaaaaaaaaaaaatcgcaAAAGTAAGAACTGACGCATAGAAAGcggaaatttttattttgcttacacatatatatatgaatatgcagataaatacatatattcaaaatgtCTACAAAATGGAGAATTAGATGAATTTACTATTGTCACACaatgcatttatttatcatgaatataattacacacgtttttatttaacattatttatttaaataataaatttctcttttttttttttttttttttttttgtacgtATATAGAGGGTA
Proteins encoded:
- the PmUG01_09016400 gene encoding protein kinase, putative, producing the protein MGNTTSSKTSKYVEFENYRYIGELNNDRMPNGKGVVLYNSGESFYGSFLNGKRNGKGVYIDRMLTKYICNWKNDKVFRGVHIIPFNSDRVFFMLYENGQVASCEMFGIVKRNSSARSDENIDKKSSGRSSGRNSGRNSGRNSGRNSGRNSGRSSGRNSGRSSGHSSGRSSGNLNMSDLNPLRSSNGVTVSASAQEEINRERSEEGPNKNGVTNDCIKRENNLMQDPSHLNEKINVSEEKQTCIYNSQHYGASKREENNNLYKNSNKKEVKIDSLTNFFYSSSDCSDEFVSSNYITSSTKKELKKKANCSPSFHSPKEEKERDGNINKQIKQQLKENEMSNHIDDLRVYGKVHSANRRYKNKYMLHNIGNPNKGNINIENYEMWSRKEIAQWLTLCNVPIKWIISVYKNNITGNMLNDLNIDTIREQLGILPYGHAIKLLQLIKNLRIMAYNKKFARNLHLEEYAGYLKRVGKKQREKEQKKKEQRKKEQRKKEQKKKKQKGKEKKEEEQKEEENQRGENKIHPTAVTNQSASEQNLEDAQVNNSINRDTIPPMEKNIINDKKKTSTSKPINSCISTMPYNCVDKSQGKHGHTIKFIEDKSTIYRCIENAGIRNEENGWAGKTTDQSKEEVEEGTDKCRTNGSIEVSLIKKKKKEEEKDDVDRARKGETTNHVEKTGKKGLNNHVDGTGQMELNNHVDGTGQMELNNHVDGTGQMELNNHVDGTNESETNNRLGGIDQRETNTEDIKDEKRKKSKREIKKEKRKLLYNFHEKYTLINDIINTSNENLYVSDSALEVSVTSSLSSFSYTTTTSGSLTLSESSIRTKTSSLLSVESQSKKINPQSRIIYARGKSHMSDKNVKMKFSSPLSLPLISPQKTPQPPASNLSTNPASSSSSSSSSSSASSCTSSLLSSSSFCSSRREDIIFSTRNKIIKYSNNIYMNNNLTFSYLYSFIIPHEDLTFLHHIENYYIIDENQSSINSKDITIDENFHFKKKEKNSLLNYKRGSSCSEKGNGNTFNYRKLKSRVFKGKYMGKDVAIKVLVGKIKNFYHFHKMIYKLYVLRHSNIALIMGVAIYYPFVFIVYEYLKNRCLFSYLHCIKNEQVYISKFFKKYKRSCISGVHKGESTKGSNNNGSSGSNGSRGSSRSSGSSGSSGSSGSSRSSGSSGSSGSSRSSGNSGNSGSSGSSGRSGRSGSNASNAANAANPNNVRADRNVYDYSSPPNTASHKYDTSSDKGRKKMISTDGREKNCVMNQTHLTCRVNRIKRTNRKSSKKNGDNYSSATENSLSEELRFEPASNRTSEGLRIQNNKFNIFNYEHNVLCGAYADQIKYRKEIKPRAANDTDMTEHNSSSEYDEASIEKKASNIATNRDSCNRKSNRRYKRDKPKKTNPNDISKTSKKVGSKLEMKKSIHLDHPCSFPEFQKELFSYLKRKKKVLFSYLKTQIYINSRKNTFRNNRLSVQRIMKIITDITLACSYLEKQKLYPLNLKPTNVLLDEFLNAKVSDFGISKIEKCLDTNIDYSYVVFPNNLIKFNRKYSQKKVKKMQIVNKKSNDLLYIYDDKNNAHKYNTKQIYSSSAGQCAPISFWTPPEVLRGKRNKLAYADVYAFGIILWEMLSNSIPFNYPFKSHLVAAVGFAKEQLSFSNIPMPIQSLIKSCTNRDKYKRPTFGQILIVLSKLYEKANTKAEDALISFMDGT
- the PmUG01_09016500 gene encoding conserved Plasmodium protein, unknown function; translation: MSNFYENDEDVLQMIQQIKKITKESKRKFEHEIDYLVEDTKTRLMNSVNEEKNNIKKETDEKLNKLRENIIKHEKNIKEKHKLYQKLKSELAEVANNYKNRIKDFYKETENFMKAYESEKKELQELEDKEWKELNVQSIEILSKTKSNICATKEETDEKLRKVLKSIL